The following are encoded together in the Vicugna pacos chromosome 26, VicPac4, whole genome shotgun sequence genome:
- the KBTBD11 gene encoding kelch repeat and BTB domain-containing protein 11, producing MENRVAPSCVLYPGDDHGRGAEPGRAFTQGACGQAGDRGGVPEVPGEGSLQPLDAAGGEGAASPAQTPCSLSASLCFSSGDDSPPQSRASAAEGAAASPPSSRSGQRVVERQWEVGSAGAASPEERTSPEEPESPEESVSPEECASPEEPASAGERPPAEEPASPEEPGDSAPVPPGVGPEHGEPDLVIEVSGRRLRAHKAVLAARSDYFRARASRDVLRVQGVGWAALRLLLAYAYSGRMAGVRPDNVAEVVAGARRLQLPCAAQRATEAVAPQLSLANCYEVLSAAKRQRLAELRDAAYRFMSDHYLEVLREPAVFGRLSGAERDLLLRRRLRAGRARLLAAALGPAGERAGSRPQSPSGDAEGRGDAAVYCFQEAAGEWRELTRLPEGAPARGCGLCVLYNYLFVAGGVGPPGPDGRARPSDQVFCYNPATDQWSAVRPLRQARSQLQLLALDGHLYAVGGECLLSVERYDPRADRWAAVAPLPRGAFAVAHEATTCNGEIYVSGGSLFYRLLKYDPRRDEWLECPCSSSRERSADMVALDGFIYRFDLCGARGDAPAAGPAGGVSVLRYHCLAKQWGRCASHLRPPGAPSGLQPFRCAALDGTIYCVSRAGTWRFVPPADSEPGGDAGTEGSFELQSLRAPPDARGVLFPFVLNLPEKPDRGEEGAA from the coding sequence ATGGAGAACCGGGTGGCCCCCTCCTGCGTCCTCTACCCGGGGGACGACCACGGCCGCGGCGCCGAGCCCGGGCGCGCCTTTACGCAGGGAGCGTGCGGCCAGGCCGGGGACCGGGGCGGCGTTCCCGAGGTTCCGGGAGAGGGCAGCCTGCAGCCGCTGGACGCGGCCGGGGGGGAGGGCGCTGCGTCCCCGGCGCAGACACCCTGCAGTCTGAGCGCGTCCCTGTGCTTCAGCTCCGGGGACGACTCCCCGCCGCAGTCTCGCGCCTCCGCAGCGGAGGGCGCAGCGGCCTCCCCGCCCTCGAGTCGCAGCGGCCAGCGGGTGGTGGAGAGGCAGTGGGAGGTCGGCAGCGCGGGCGCCGCGTCCCCCGAGGAGCGCACATCCCCGGAGGAGCCCGAGTCCCCGGAAGAGTCCGTGTCCCCCGAGGAGTGCGCGTCCCCGGAAGAGCCCGCGTCCGCGGGGGAGCGCCCGCCGGCCGAGGAGCCCGCGTCCCCGGAAGAGCCCGGGGACTCCGCGCCCGTGCCACCCGGCGTCGGGCCGGAGCACGGGGAGCCCGACCTGGTCATCGAGGTGTCGGGCCGCCGGCTCCGGGCGCACAAGGCGGTGTTGGCGGCGCGCAGCGACTACTTCCGCGCGCGCGCGTCGCGGGACGTGCTGCGGGTGCAGGGCGTGGGCTGGGCGGCGCTGCGGCTGCTGCTGGCCTACGCGTACAGCGGGCGCATGGCGGGCGTGCGGCCCGACAACGTGGCTGAGGTGGTGGCCGGCGCGCGCCGCCTGCAGCTGCCTTGCGCCGCGCAGCGCGCCACCGAGGCCGTGGCGCCGCAGCTGAGCCTGGCCAACTGCTACGAGGTGCTGAGCGCGGCCAAGCGGCAGCGGCTGGCGGAGCTGCGCGACGCCGCCTACCGCTTCATGAGCGACCACTACCTGGAGGTGCTGCGCGAGCCCGCCGTGTTCGGGCGCTTGTCCGGCGCCGAGCGCGACCTGCTGCTGCGCCGCCGCCTGCGTGCCGGCCGGGCCCGCCTGCTGGCCGCCGCGCTCGGGCCGGCGGGGGAGCGCGCGGGCAGCCGCCCGCAGAGCCCGTCGGGGGACGCGGAGGGCCGCGGCGACGCCGCCGTCTACTGCTTCCAGGAGGCGGCCGGCGAGTGGCGCGAGCTGACCCGGCTGCCGGAGGGCGCGCCTGCGCGGGGCTGCGGCCTGTGCGTTCTCTACAACTACCTCTTCGTGGCCGGCGGCGTGGGGCCCCCGGGCCCTGACGGCCGTGCACGGCCCTCGGACCAGGTCTTCTGCTACAACCCGGCCACCGACCAATGGAGCGCCGTGCGTCCGCTGCGCCAGGCGCGCTCGCAGCTGCAGCTGCTGGCCCTGGACGGCCACCTGTACGCCGTGGGCGGCGAGTGCCTGCTCAGCGTGGAGCGCTACGACCCGCGCGCCGACCGCTGGGCCGCCGTGGCCCCGCTGCCCCGGGGCGCCTTCGCCGTGGCGCACGAGGCCACCACCTGCAACGGCGAGATCTACGTGTCGGGGGGCTCGCTCTTCTACCGCCTGCTCAAGTACGACCCGCGGCGCGACGAGTGGCTAGAGTGTCCGTGCAGCAGCAGCCGCGAGCGCTCGGCCGACATGGTGGCCCTGGACGGCTTCATCTACCGCTTCGACCTGTGCGGGGCCCGCGGCGACGCGCCCGCGGCCGGGCCGGCCGGAGGGGTCAGCGTGCTCCGCTACCACTGCCTGGCCAAGCAGTGGGGCCGCTGCGCCTCGCACCTGCGGCCCCCAGGCGCGCCGTCTGGCCTGCAGCCCTTCCGCTGCGCCGCCCTGGACGGCACCATCTACTGCGTGAGCCGCGCGGGCACTTGGCGCTTCGTGCCGCCCGCCGACAGCGAGCCCGGCGGGGACGCGGGCACGGAAGGCAGCTTCGAGCTCCAGTCGCTGCGAGCCCCTCCGGACGCCCGGGGCGTGCTCTTCCCGTTCGTGCTCAACCTGCCCGAGAAGCCGGACAGAGGCGAGGAGGGCGCCGCGTAG